One window of Denticeps clupeoides unplaced genomic scaffold, fDenClu1.1, whole genome shotgun sequence genomic DNA carries:
- the LOC114781176 gene encoding aquaporin-4-like: MNPARSFGPALVMSIWENHWVYWVGPVMGGVLAAGLYEYLFCPNPRPKQSYALVASAGAFPCAFGEKQTPFTVLDVDRAERLDRRSPQSTFKNSFISLEFFSSICSSLYNV, encoded by the exons ATGAATCCCGCACGATCCTTTGGACCTGCACTGGTCATGTCCATCTGGGAAAACCACTGG GTGTACTGGGTGGGCCCGGTGATGGGCGGAGTCCTGGCCGCGGGTTTATACGAGTACCTGTTCTGCCCGAACCCTCGGCCGAAGCAGAGCTACGCCCTGGTGGCGTCGGCCGGCGCCTTCCCCTGCGCCTTCGGCGAGAAGCAGACGCCCTTCACGGTGCTGGACGTGGACCGAGCGGAGCGGCTCGACAGGAGGAGC CCACAGAGCACGTTCAAAAATTCCTTTATTAGTTTAGAATTCTTCAGCAGCATCTGCAGCAGCCTGTACAATGTTTGA
- the LOC114781138 gene encoding aquaporin-4-like isoform X2 encodes MRDFPAGAERDGVCCCLRRWFSVCVGVCDGVMAAFRGVWTQAFWRAISGEFVAMLLFVLLSLGSTIGWSDATPPTDAQDAPPTTAQPPDLVLISLCFGLAIATLVQCFGHISGAHINPAVTVAMVATRKLSLAKGVFYVTAQCLGAVAGAGLLYAITPHSVRGGMGVTTVNRRLSVGAALLVEMLITFQLLFTVCATCDPRRGDLRGSGALAIGLSVCAGHLFAIPFTGASMNPARSFGPALVMSIWENHWVYWVGPVMGGVLAAGLYEYLFCPNPRPKQSYALVASAGAFPCAFGEKQPPFTVLDVDRAERLDRREREPTGEVLSSV; translated from the exons ATGAGAGATTTTCCTGCCGGAGCGGAGCGTGACGGGGTCTGCTGCTGTCTGAG ACGCTggttttcagtgtgtgtgggtgtgtgtgacgGGGTCATGGCAGCGTTTCGGGGGGTGTGGACACAGGCCTTCTGGAGAGCGATATCGGGGGAGTTTGTGGCAATGCTCCTCTTCGTGCTGCTCAGTCTTGGTTCCACGATTGGCTGGAGTGATGCCACGCCTCCCACGGACGCTCAAGATGCCCcgcccaccactgcccaacctCCTGACCTGGTCCTCATTTCCCTGTGCTTTGGCCTTGCCATAGCAACACTTGTCCAGTGCTTCGGCCACATCAGCGGCGCTCACATCAACCCTGCCGTCACCGTGGCGATGGTTGCCACGCGGAAGCTGAGTCTGGCCAAGGGCGTGTTCTACGTGACAGCACAGTGCCTGGGTGCGGTCGCTGGGGCGGGGCTTCTGTACGCCATCACGCCCCATTCTGTCAGAGGAGGAATGGGCGTCACCACG GTTAACCGCAGGCTCTCGGTCGGCGCCGCCCTGCTGGTGGAGATGCTCATCACCTTCCAGCTGCTCTTCACCGTCTGCGCCACCTGCGACCCCAGACGCGGCGACCTCAGGGGCTCAGGGGCGCTCGCCATCGGCCTGTCTGTCTGCGCGGGACACCTGTTCGCC ATCCCTTTCACTGGAGCCAGTATGAATCCCGCACGATCCTTTGGACCTGCACTGGTCATGTCCATCTGGGAAAACCACTGG GTGTACTGGGTGGGCCCGGTGATGGGCGGAGTCCTGGCTGCGGGTTTATACGAGTACCTGTTCTGCCCGAACCCTCGGCCGAAGCAGAGCTACGCCCTGGTGGCGTCGGCCGGCGCCTTCCCCTGCGCCTTCGGCGAGAAGCAGCCGCCCTTCACGGTGCTGGACGTGGACCGAGCGGAGCGGCTCGACAGGAGGGAGCGTGAGCCCACCGGGGAGGTGCTGTCATCAGTGTGA
- the LOC114781138 gene encoding aquaporin-4-like isoform X1, protein MSFFVKLKSVSHDLNQNIRMTKAYSNVMIFMDPSSLKAFTSLFLQTQGHVNPCLTSLCSPPRCRRWFSVCVGVCDGVMAAFRGVWTQAFWRAISGEFVAMLLFVLLSLGSTIGWSDATPPTDAQDAPPTTAQPPDLVLISLCFGLAIATLVQCFGHISGAHINPAVTVAMVATRKLSLAKGVFYVTAQCLGAVAGAGLLYAITPHSVRGGMGVTTVNRRLSVGAALLVEMLITFQLLFTVCATCDPRRGDLRGSGALAIGLSVCAGHLFAIPFTGASMNPARSFGPALVMSIWENHWVYWVGPVMGGVLAAGLYEYLFCPNPRPKQSYALVASAGAFPCAFGEKQPPFTVLDVDRAERLDRREREPTGEVLSSV, encoded by the exons ATGTCATTCTTTGTCAAACTGAAGTCTGTGTCGCATGACTTGAACCAAAATATCCGTATGACTAAAGCATATTCAAATGTTATGATCTTTATGGATCCATCATCACTAAAAGCCTTTACTTCCTTGTTTTTACAGACTCAAGGTCATGTGAACCCCTGTTTGACCTCTTTATGCTCTCCCCCTCGTTGCAGACGCTggttttcagtgtgtgtgggtgtgtgtgacgGGGTCATGGCAGCGTTTCGGGGGGTGTGGACACAGGCCTTCTGGAGAGCGATATCGGGGGAGTTTGTGGCAATGCTCCTCTTCGTGCTGCTCAGTCTTGGTTCCACGATTGGCTGGAGTGATGCCACGCCTCCCACGGACGCTCAAGATGCCCcgcccaccactgcccaacctCCTGACCTGGTCCTCATTTCCCTGTGCTTTGGCCTTGCCATAGCAACACTTGTCCAGTGCTTCGGCCACATCAGCGGCGCTCACATCAACCCTGCCGTCACCGTGGCGATGGTTGCCACGCGGAAGCTGAGTCTGGCCAAGGGCGTGTTCTACGTGACAGCACAGTGCCTGGGTGCGGTCGCTGGGGCGGGGCTTCTGTACGCCATCACGCCCCATTCTGTCAGAGGAGGAATGGGCGTCACCACG GTTAACCGCAGGCTCTCGGTCGGCGCCGCCCTGCTGGTGGAGATGCTCATCACCTTCCAGCTGCTCTTCACCGTCTGCGCCACCTGCGACCCCAGACGCGGCGACCTCAGGGGCTCAGGGGCGCTCGCCATCGGCCTGTCTGTCTGCGCGGGACACCTGTTCGCC ATCCCTTTCACTGGAGCCAGTATGAATCCCGCACGATCCTTTGGACCTGCACTGGTCATGTCCATCTGGGAAAACCACTGG GTGTACTGGGTGGGCCCGGTGATGGGCGGAGTCCTGGCTGCGGGTTTATACGAGTACCTGTTCTGCCCGAACCCTCGGCCGAAGCAGAGCTACGCCCTGGTGGCGTCGGCCGGCGCCTTCCCCTGCGCCTTCGGCGAGAAGCAGCCGCCCTTCACGGTGCTGGACGTGGACCGAGCGGAGCGGCTCGACAGGAGGGAGCGTGAGCCCACCGGGGAGGTGCTGTCATCAGTGTGA
- the LOC114781137 gene encoding nicotinate phosphoribosyltransferase-like isoform X1: MAAPVRDARDLAELSLRSRMPPLLTDLYQFTMAYAYWRAGRHDEPAAFEMFFRQAPFGGGFSLFAGLSDCLLFLRNFRLTEDDVAYLQSVLPQDTDPAFFSFLTGLDCSAVSIASVPEGTAMFGKVPLLEVSGPLAVVQLLETSLLCMVNYASLVCSNAARFRLAAGPAVKLMELGLRRAQGPDGGLSASRYTHIGGFDLTSNVLAGRLFGVPVAGTMAHSYITSFSSLEEVCPRTLMPCSGGDPVDLVSLAVGWLRRVRQLLGAESGGIRQGEFAAFLSYGIAYPQNFLPVIDSYSVQCSGLPCFCAVALALCELGYRPVGIRLDSGDLCRQSVEVRGVFRRCSDHFNFPEFQSLIIVGSNGVSEGSLAELRQKENEINVMGVGTHLVTCSRQPSLGCVYKLVEISGQPRMKLTEDPKKSTLPGRKAVYRLMDSDGRPFLDLLCLSGEPEPKKGVSLRCHPLGQEPPLCVTPAQVMNLQQKVFINGQIICPLSSLGESRARAQTSINALHPQYTRLEQPDKYPVCTAHTHTHTFTLFYTNTPSVTFRHFCFYRLPFLRSSTNYSVTSKQEASAPSCCLAENLSPRRGFGKYH; the protein is encoded by the exons ATGGCCGCGCCCGTCCGTGATGCACGTGACCTCGCCGAGCTCTCGCTGCGCTCTCGCATGCCGCCGCTGCTGACGGACCTGTACCAGTTCACCATGGCGTACGCCTACTGGCGCGCCGGCCGCCACGACGAGCCCGCCGCCTTCGAGATGTTCTTCCGCCAGGCGCCGTTCGGCGGCGGCTTCTCGCTGTTCGCGGGGCTCAGCGACTGCCTGCTGTTCCTGCGGAACTTCCGGCTGACGGAGGACG atgttgcATATCTCCAGTCGGTTCTTCCCCAGGACACTGACCCcgccttcttctccttcctgacTGGCCTGGACTGCTCTGCTGTCTCCATTGCATCAGTCCCAGAGGGCACGGCTATGTTTGGCAAG GTCCCTCTGCTGGAGGTGTCTGGTCCACTCGCTGTTGTCCAGCTTCTTGAGACAAGCCTGTTGTGCATGGTCAACTACGCCAG CCTGGTGTGCAGCAACGCTGCCAGATTCCGACTGGCTGCTGGACCTGCGGTGAAGCTGATGGAGCTCGGCCTGAGGCGGGCGCAGGGTCCAGACGGGGGTCTCAGCGCCTCCCGATACACGCACATCGGAG GGTTCGATTTGACCTCAAATGTTTTGGCCGGGCGTCTGTTTGGGGTTCCTGTGGCTGGCACCATGGCGCACTCTTACATCACTTCCTTCTCCAGCCTGGAGGAGGTGTGTCCCCGG ACACTGATGCCCTGCAGCGGCGGTGACCCTGTTGACCTGGTGTCCCTCGCGGTGGGCTGGCTGAGGCGTGTGCGCCAGCTTTTAGGGGCGGAGTCTGGTGGCATCCGTCAGGGGGAGTTTGCTGCTTTTCTGTCCTATGGCATCGCTTACCCACAGAACTTCCTGCCGGTGATCGACAGCTACAGCGTCCAGTG cagtgggctgccatgctTCTGCGCCGTGGCTCTGGCGCTGTGTGAGCTGGGCTATCGGCCGGTTGGTATTCGGCTGGACAGCGGGGACCTCTGCAGGCAGTCAGTGGAAGTGCGTGGGGTTTTCAGGCGGTGCAGTGACCA tttcaATTTTCCTGAGTTCCAGTCTCTCATCATTGTTGGCTCCAATGGCGTTTCAGAGGGGAGTCTCGCTGAGCTCAGACAGAAG gaGAACGAGATCAACGTGATGGGGGTCGGGACTCACCTCGTGACCTGCAGTCGCCAGCCTTCGCTGGGCTGCGTGTATAAG CTGGTGGAGATCAGCGGTCAACCCCGAATGAAGCTGACCGAGGACCCCAAGAAAAGCACCCTGCCCGGCAGGAAAGCAGTGTACAGACTGATGGACTCGGACG GTCGGCCATTTTTGGATCTGTTATGCTTGTCAGGAGAGCCGGAGCCTAAGAAGGGCGTGTCACTGCGGTGTCACCCGCTAGGACAGGAGCCACCATTGTGCGTCACACCTGCTCAGGTGATGAATCTCCAGCAGAAGGTCTTCATTAATGGACAG attatATGTCCCCTCAGTTCATTGGGGGAGAGCagagccagagcccagacctccATCAATGCGCTACACCCCCAATACACACGGCTGGAGCAGCCGGACAAGTACCCGGTGTGTActgcgcatacacacacacacacttttacactgttttacacaaacacaccatctgTAACATTTCGTCACTTTTGTTTTTACAGGTTGCCATTTCTGAGAAGCTCCACCAACTATTCTGTGACCTCAAAACAGGAAGCGTCAGCCCCGTCCTGTTGCCTTGCTGAGAACTTGTCACCCAGACGTGGTTTTGGGAAATATCACTAA
- the LOC114781137 gene encoding nicotinate phosphoribosyltransferase-like isoform X4 — protein MFGKVPLLEVSGPLAVVQLLETSLLCMVNYASLVCSNAARFRLAAGPAVKLMELGLRRAQGPDGGLSASRYTHIGGFDLTSNVLAGRLFGVPVAGTMAHSYITSFSSLEEVCPRTLMPCSGGDPVDLVSLAVGWLRRVRQLLGAESGGIRQGEFAAFLSYGIAYPQNFLPVIDSYSVQCSGLPCFCAVALALCELGYRPVGIRLDSGDLCRQSVEVRGVFRRCSDHFNFPEFQSLIIVGSNGVSEGSLAELRQKENEINVMGVGTHLVTCSRQPSLGCVYKLVEISGQPRMKLTEDPKKSTLPGRKAVYRLMDSDGRPFLDLLCLSGEPEPKKGVSLRCHPLGQEPPLCVTPAQVMNLQQKVFINGQIICPLSSLGESRARAQTSINALHPQYTRLEQPDKYPVCTAHTHTHTFTLFYTNTPSVTFRHFCFYRLPFLRSSTNYSVTSKQEASAPSCCLAENLSPRRGFGKYH, from the exons ATGTTTGGCAAG GTCCCTCTGCTGGAGGTGTCTGGTCCACTCGCTGTTGTCCAGCTTCTTGAGACAAGCCTGTTGTGCATGGTCAACTACGCCAG CCTGGTGTGCAGCAACGCTGCCAGATTCCGACTGGCTGCTGGACCTGCGGTGAAGCTGATGGAGCTCGGCCTGAGGCGGGCGCAGGGTCCAGACGGGGGTCTCAGCGCCTCCCGATACACGCACATCGGAG GGTTCGATTTGACCTCAAATGTTTTGGCCGGGCGTCTGTTTGGGGTTCCTGTGGCTGGCACCATGGCGCACTCTTACATCACTTCCTTCTCCAGCCTGGAGGAGGTGTGTCCCCGG ACACTGATGCCCTGCAGCGGCGGTGACCCTGTTGACCTGGTGTCCCTCGCGGTGGGCTGGCTGAGGCGTGTGCGCCAGCTTTTAGGGGCGGAGTCTGGTGGCATCCGTCAGGGGGAGTTTGCTGCTTTTCTGTCCTATGGCATCGCTTACCCACAGAACTTCCTGCCGGTGATCGACAGCTACAGCGTCCAGTG cagtgggctgccatgctTCTGCGCCGTGGCTCTGGCGCTGTGTGAGCTGGGCTATCGGCCGGTTGGTATTCGGCTGGACAGCGGGGACCTCTGCAGGCAGTCAGTGGAAGTGCGTGGGGTTTTCAGGCGGTGCAGTGACCA tttcaATTTTCCTGAGTTCCAGTCTCTCATCATTGTTGGCTCCAATGGCGTTTCAGAGGGGAGTCTCGCTGAGCTCAGACAGAAG gaGAACGAGATCAACGTGATGGGGGTCGGGACTCACCTCGTGACCTGCAGTCGCCAGCCTTCGCTGGGCTGCGTGTATAAG CTGGTGGAGATCAGCGGTCAACCCCGAATGAAGCTGACCGAGGACCCCAAGAAAAGCACCCTGCCCGGCAGGAAAGCAGTGTACAGACTGATGGACTCGGACG GTCGGCCATTTTTGGATCTGTTATGCTTGTCAGGAGAGCCGGAGCCTAAGAAGGGCGTGTCACTGCGGTGTCACCCGCTAGGACAGGAGCCACCATTGTGCGTCACACCTGCTCAGGTGATGAATCTCCAGCAGAAGGTCTTCATTAATGGACAG attatATGTCCCCTCAGTTCATTGGGGGAGAGCagagccagagcccagacctccATCAATGCGCTACACCCCCAATACACACGGCTGGAGCAGCCGGACAAGTACCCGGTGTGTActgcgcatacacacacacacacttttacactgttttacacaaacacaccatctgTAACATTTCGTCACTTTTGTTTTTACAGGTTGCCATTTCTGAGAAGCTCCACCAACTATTCTGTGACCTCAAAACAGGAAGCGTCAGCCCCGTCCTGTTGCCTTGCTGAGAACTTGTCACCCAGACGTGGTTTTGGGAAATATCACTAA
- the LOC114781137 gene encoding nicotinate phosphoribosyltransferase-like isoform X2, with protein MAAPVRDARDLAELSLRSRMPPLLTDLYQFTMAYAYWRAGRHDEPAAFEMFFRQAPFGGGFSLFAGLSDCLLFLRNFRLTEDDVAYLQSVLPQDTDPAFFSFLTGLDCSAVSIASVPEGTAMFGKVPLLEVSGPLAVVQLLETSLLCMVNYASLVCSNAARFRLAAGPAVKLMELGLRRAQGPDGGLSASRYTHIGGFDLTSNVLAGRLFGVPVAGTMAHSYITSFSSLEETLMPCSGGDPVDLVSLAVGWLRRVRQLLGAESGGIRQGEFAAFLSYGIAYPQNFLPVIDSYSVQCSGLPCFCAVALALCELGYRPVGIRLDSGDLCRQSVEVRGVFRRCSDHFNFPEFQSLIIVGSNGVSEGSLAELRQKENEINVMGVGTHLVTCSRQPSLGCVYKLVEISGQPRMKLTEDPKKSTLPGRKAVYRLMDSDGRPFLDLLCLSGEPEPKKGVSLRCHPLGQEPPLCVTPAQVMNLQQKVFINGQIICPLSSLGESRARAQTSINALHPQYTRLEQPDKYPVCTAHTHTHTFTLFYTNTPSVTFRHFCFYRLPFLRSSTNYSVTSKQEASAPSCCLAENLSPRRGFGKYH; from the exons ATGGCCGCGCCCGTCCGTGATGCACGTGACCTCGCCGAGCTCTCGCTGCGCTCTCGCATGCCGCCGCTGCTGACGGACCTGTACCAGTTCACCATGGCGTACGCCTACTGGCGCGCCGGCCGCCACGACGAGCCCGCCGCCTTCGAGATGTTCTTCCGCCAGGCGCCGTTCGGCGGCGGCTTCTCGCTGTTCGCGGGGCTCAGCGACTGCCTGCTGTTCCTGCGGAACTTCCGGCTGACGGAGGACG atgttgcATATCTCCAGTCGGTTCTTCCCCAGGACACTGACCCcgccttcttctccttcctgacTGGCCTGGACTGCTCTGCTGTCTCCATTGCATCAGTCCCAGAGGGCACGGCTATGTTTGGCAAG GTCCCTCTGCTGGAGGTGTCTGGTCCACTCGCTGTTGTCCAGCTTCTTGAGACAAGCCTGTTGTGCATGGTCAACTACGCCAG CCTGGTGTGCAGCAACGCTGCCAGATTCCGACTGGCTGCTGGACCTGCGGTGAAGCTGATGGAGCTCGGCCTGAGGCGGGCGCAGGGTCCAGACGGGGGTCTCAGCGCCTCCCGATACACGCACATCGGAG GGTTCGATTTGACCTCAAATGTTTTGGCCGGGCGTCTGTTTGGGGTTCCTGTGGCTGGCACCATGGCGCACTCTTACATCACTTCCTTCTCCAGCCTGGAGGAG ACACTGATGCCCTGCAGCGGCGGTGACCCTGTTGACCTGGTGTCCCTCGCGGTGGGCTGGCTGAGGCGTGTGCGCCAGCTTTTAGGGGCGGAGTCTGGTGGCATCCGTCAGGGGGAGTTTGCTGCTTTTCTGTCCTATGGCATCGCTTACCCACAGAACTTCCTGCCGGTGATCGACAGCTACAGCGTCCAGTG cagtgggctgccatgctTCTGCGCCGTGGCTCTGGCGCTGTGTGAGCTGGGCTATCGGCCGGTTGGTATTCGGCTGGACAGCGGGGACCTCTGCAGGCAGTCAGTGGAAGTGCGTGGGGTTTTCAGGCGGTGCAGTGACCA tttcaATTTTCCTGAGTTCCAGTCTCTCATCATTGTTGGCTCCAATGGCGTTTCAGAGGGGAGTCTCGCTGAGCTCAGACAGAAG gaGAACGAGATCAACGTGATGGGGGTCGGGACTCACCTCGTGACCTGCAGTCGCCAGCCTTCGCTGGGCTGCGTGTATAAG CTGGTGGAGATCAGCGGTCAACCCCGAATGAAGCTGACCGAGGACCCCAAGAAAAGCACCCTGCCCGGCAGGAAAGCAGTGTACAGACTGATGGACTCGGACG GTCGGCCATTTTTGGATCTGTTATGCTTGTCAGGAGAGCCGGAGCCTAAGAAGGGCGTGTCACTGCGGTGTCACCCGCTAGGACAGGAGCCACCATTGTGCGTCACACCTGCTCAGGTGATGAATCTCCAGCAGAAGGTCTTCATTAATGGACAG attatATGTCCCCTCAGTTCATTGGGGGAGAGCagagccagagcccagacctccATCAATGCGCTACACCCCCAATACACACGGCTGGAGCAGCCGGACAAGTACCCGGTGTGTActgcgcatacacacacacacacttttacactgttttacacaaacacaccatctgTAACATTTCGTCACTTTTGTTTTTACAGGTTGCCATTTCTGAGAAGCTCCACCAACTATTCTGTGACCTCAAAACAGGAAGCGTCAGCCCCGTCCTGTTGCCTTGCTGAGAACTTGTCACCCAGACGTGGTTTTGGGAAATATCACTAA
- the LOC114781137 gene encoding nicotinate phosphoribosyltransferase-like isoform X3: MAAPVRDARDLAELSLRSRMPPLLTDLYQFTMAYAYWRAGRHDEPAAFEMFFRQAPFGGGFSLFAGLSDCLLFLRNFRLTEDDVAYLQSVLPQDTDPAFFSFLTGLDCSAVSIASVPEGTAMFGKVPLLEVSGPLAVVQLLETSLLCMVNYASLVCSNAARFRLAAGPAVKLMELGLRRAQGPDGGLSASRYTHIGGFDLTSNVLAGRLFGVPVAGTMAHSYITSFSSLEEVCPRTLMPCSGGDPVDLVSLAVGWLRRVRQLLGAESGGIRQGEFAAFLSYGIAYPQNFLPVIDSYSVQCSGLPCFCAVALALCELGYRPVGIRLDSGDLCRQSVEVRGVFRRCSDHFNFPEFQSLIIVGSNGVSEGSLAELRQKENEINVMGVGTHLVTCSRQPSLGCVYKLVEISGQPRMKLTEDPKKSTLPGRKAVYRLMDSDGRPFLDLLCLSGEPEPKKGVSLRCHPLGQEPPLCVTPAQVMNLQQKVFINGQIICPLSSLGESRARAQTSINALHPQYTRLEQPDKYPVAISEKLHQLFCDLKTGSVSPVLLPC, translated from the exons ATGGCCGCGCCCGTCCGTGATGCACGTGACCTCGCCGAGCTCTCGCTGCGCTCTCGCATGCCGCCGCTGCTGACGGACCTGTACCAGTTCACCATGGCGTACGCCTACTGGCGCGCCGGCCGCCACGACGAGCCCGCCGCCTTCGAGATGTTCTTCCGCCAGGCGCCGTTCGGCGGCGGCTTCTCGCTGTTCGCGGGGCTCAGCGACTGCCTGCTGTTCCTGCGGAACTTCCGGCTGACGGAGGACG atgttgcATATCTCCAGTCGGTTCTTCCCCAGGACACTGACCCcgccttcttctccttcctgacTGGCCTGGACTGCTCTGCTGTCTCCATTGCATCAGTCCCAGAGGGCACGGCTATGTTTGGCAAG GTCCCTCTGCTGGAGGTGTCTGGTCCACTCGCTGTTGTCCAGCTTCTTGAGACAAGCCTGTTGTGCATGGTCAACTACGCCAG CCTGGTGTGCAGCAACGCTGCCAGATTCCGACTGGCTGCTGGACCTGCGGTGAAGCTGATGGAGCTCGGCCTGAGGCGGGCGCAGGGTCCAGACGGGGGTCTCAGCGCCTCCCGATACACGCACATCGGAG GGTTCGATTTGACCTCAAATGTTTTGGCCGGGCGTCTGTTTGGGGTTCCTGTGGCTGGCACCATGGCGCACTCTTACATCACTTCCTTCTCCAGCCTGGAGGAGGTGTGTCCCCGG ACACTGATGCCCTGCAGCGGCGGTGACCCTGTTGACCTGGTGTCCCTCGCGGTGGGCTGGCTGAGGCGTGTGCGCCAGCTTTTAGGGGCGGAGTCTGGTGGCATCCGTCAGGGGGAGTTTGCTGCTTTTCTGTCCTATGGCATCGCTTACCCACAGAACTTCCTGCCGGTGATCGACAGCTACAGCGTCCAGTG cagtgggctgccatgctTCTGCGCCGTGGCTCTGGCGCTGTGTGAGCTGGGCTATCGGCCGGTTGGTATTCGGCTGGACAGCGGGGACCTCTGCAGGCAGTCAGTGGAAGTGCGTGGGGTTTTCAGGCGGTGCAGTGACCA tttcaATTTTCCTGAGTTCCAGTCTCTCATCATTGTTGGCTCCAATGGCGTTTCAGAGGGGAGTCTCGCTGAGCTCAGACAGAAG gaGAACGAGATCAACGTGATGGGGGTCGGGACTCACCTCGTGACCTGCAGTCGCCAGCCTTCGCTGGGCTGCGTGTATAAG CTGGTGGAGATCAGCGGTCAACCCCGAATGAAGCTGACCGAGGACCCCAAGAAAAGCACCCTGCCCGGCAGGAAAGCAGTGTACAGACTGATGGACTCGGACG GTCGGCCATTTTTGGATCTGTTATGCTTGTCAGGAGAGCCGGAGCCTAAGAAGGGCGTGTCACTGCGGTGTCACCCGCTAGGACAGGAGCCACCATTGTGCGTCACACCTGCTCAGGTGATGAATCTCCAGCAGAAGGTCTTCATTAATGGACAG attatATGTCCCCTCAGTTCATTGGGGGAGAGCagagccagagcccagacctccATCAATGCGCTACACCCCCAATACACACGGCTGGAGCAGCCGGACAAGTACCCG GTTGCCATTTCTGAGAAGCTCCACCAACTATTCTGTGACCTCAAAACAGGAAGCGTCAGCCCCGTCCTGTTGCCTTGCTGA